The Geobacillus stearothermophilus ATCC 12980 genome contains a region encoding:
- the typA gene encoding translational GTPase TypA has translation MTKKRMDLRNIAIIAHVDHGKTTLVDQLLRQSGTFRENEQVEERALDRNDLERERGITILAKNTAVLYKGTRINILDTPGHADFGGEVERIMRLVDGVLLVVDAYEGCMPQTRFVLKKALEQQLVPIVVVNKIDREFARPAEVVDEVIDLFIELGASEEQLEFPVVYTSALRGTSSLDPDRQGGDMTALFETIIEHIPAPADNRDEPLQFQVALLDYNEYVGRIGIGRIFRGTMKTGQQVALLKRDGTVRQFRVTKLFGFIGLKRIEIEEAHAGDIVAVAGMEDINVGETVCPPDRQEPLPPLHIDEPTLKMTFLVNNSPFAGREGKYVTARKLEERLLTQLETDVSLRVEPTDSPDAWIVSGRGELHLAILIESMRREGYELQVSKPEVIVKEIDGVLCEPIERVVIDVPEEYTGAVMESLGSRKGELADMVHGDNGQVRLVFLVPSRGLIGYRSEFMSLTRGYGILNHSFDHYAPMQPGAIGGRRQGVLVSMETGKATAYSIMQLEDRGTIFVEPGTEVYEGMIVGEHNRENDLVVNICREKHVTNVRSSTKEQTVTMKKPRLLTLEEALEYLNDDEYCEVTPVSIRLRKKILSKSEREKAEKRKKAAQQAK, from the coding sequence TTGACCAAGAAACGAATGGATCTTCGCAATATTGCGATTATCGCCCACGTCGACCATGGAAAAACGACGCTCGTCGACCAACTGCTCCGGCAGTCGGGAACATTCCGCGAAAACGAACAAGTCGAGGAGCGGGCGCTTGATCGCAACGATTTGGAGCGTGAGCGCGGCATTACGATTTTAGCCAAAAATACTGCTGTGTTGTATAAAGGGACGCGCATCAACATTTTGGATACACCGGGGCACGCCGATTTCGGCGGGGAAGTGGAGCGGATCATGCGCCTTGTTGACGGCGTCTTGCTTGTCGTCGATGCGTACGAAGGCTGTATGCCGCAAACGCGGTTTGTGCTCAAAAAAGCGCTTGAGCAGCAGCTTGTGCCGATTGTCGTCGTCAACAAAATCGACCGCGAGTTTGCCCGTCCGGCGGAAGTCGTCGATGAAGTGATCGACTTGTTTATTGAACTCGGCGCTTCGGAGGAGCAGCTTGAGTTTCCGGTCGTGTACACATCGGCGCTGCGCGGAACATCAAGCCTTGACCCGGACCGGCAAGGCGGGGACATGACCGCCTTGTTTGAGACGATCATCGAGCATATTCCGGCGCCGGCGGACAATCGCGATGAACCGTTGCAATTCCAGGTGGCCCTGCTCGATTATAACGAATACGTGGGCCGCATCGGCATCGGGCGCATTTTCCGCGGCACGATGAAAACCGGCCAGCAAGTCGCCTTATTGAAGCGCGACGGCACCGTGAGACAGTTCCGCGTCACAAAGTTGTTCGGCTTTATTGGCTTAAAGCGGATCGAGATTGAAGAAGCCCACGCCGGCGACATCGTGGCTGTTGCGGGAATGGAAGACATTAACGTCGGCGAGACCGTTTGTCCGCCGGACCGCCAGGAACCGTTGCCGCCGCTTCATATTGATGAGCCGACGCTGAAAATGACCTTTCTTGTCAACAACAGCCCGTTTGCCGGGCGCGAAGGCAAATATGTGACGGCACGGAAGTTGGAAGAGCGGCTGCTCACCCAGCTTGAGACCGATGTCAGCCTGCGCGTCGAGCCGACCGATTCGCCGGATGCATGGATCGTTTCCGGACGCGGCGAGCTTCATTTAGCCATTCTAATTGAAAGCATGCGCCGAGAAGGGTATGAACTGCAAGTATCGAAGCCGGAAGTCATTGTCAAAGAGATCGATGGCGTTTTGTGCGAACCGATTGAACGAGTCGTGATCGACGTTCCGGAAGAGTATACCGGCGCCGTTATGGAATCGCTTGGCAGCCGCAAAGGCGAACTCGCCGATATGGTGCATGGAGACAACGGACAAGTGCGTCTCGTCTTTCTTGTGCCGTCGCGCGGGTTGATCGGCTATCGAAGCGAATTTATGTCGCTGACGCGTGGGTATGGCATTTTAAACCATTCATTTGACCATTACGCTCCCATGCAGCCTGGCGCGATCGGAGGCCGCCGCCAAGGGGTGCTCGTCTCGATGGAAACCGGCAAGGCGACAGCGTACAGCATTATGCAGCTTGAGGACCGCGGCACGATTTTTGTCGAGCCGGGCACAGAAGTGTACGAAGGAATGATCGTCGGCGAGCACAACCGGGAAAACGACCTTGTCGTCAACATTTGCCGCGAGAAGCATGTTACGAATGTGCGCTCATCGACGAAAGAGCAGACGGTGACGATGAAAAAGCCGCGCCTGCTGACGTTGGAAGAGGCGCTTGAGTATTTGAACGACGATGAATATTGCGAAGTGACGCCGGTTTCCATTCGTTTGCGCAAAAAAATCTTAAGCAAAAGCGAGCGCGAAAAAGCGGAGAAGAGAAAGAAAGCGGCGCAACAGGCAAAATAG
- a CDS encoding DUF1885 family protein, translating to MAKGEKGVECKPKAAGGGKSISIEEIKQLLERYRAALRKTGEQLGWAYEQAAFSYTVHERDHVLYLQGDGRLYKGMAIAVRTAGEETWIELALAPRATHGDKRKANEFSKWMTKTLGGELRLFSGRTMSFGRV from the coding sequence ATGGCGAAAGGAGAGAAGGGCGTTGAATGCAAGCCTAAAGCTGCCGGGGGGGGGAAATCGATCAGCATCGAGGAAATCAAACAGTTGCTCGAACGTTACCGAGCCGCGCTGCGCAAAACGGGGGAGCAGCTTGGATGGGCGTACGAGCAGGCAGCCTTTTCATACACGGTGCATGAACGCGACCACGTTCTTTATTTGCAAGGCGACGGCCGCTTATACAAAGGGATGGCCATTGCCGTGCGGACAGCCGGAGAAGAAACATGGATTGAGCTGGCATTGGCGCCGAGAGCAACGCACGGGGACAAAAGAAAAGCAAACGAATTCAGCAAATGGATGACCAAAACGCTTGGCGGCGAACTGCGTTTATTCAGCGGCCGGACGATGTCGTTCGGCCGCGTGTAA
- a CDS encoding UPF0223 family protein, producing MGYSYPFSYDWSTQEIIDVIKFFTAVETAYERGMKREELMEIYRRFKEIVPSKSEENRLYAEFEKESGYSSYAVIKQVKEAKNGDWIHIGPSGRNAVGKRTN from the coding sequence ATGGGCTATTCGTACCCGTTTTCGTATGATTGGTCGACGCAAGAAATCATCGATGTCATTAAATTTTTTACGGCGGTCGAAACGGCGTATGAGCGGGGGATGAAACGCGAAGAATTAATGGAGATATACCGCCGTTTCAAAGAGATCGTCCCGTCCAAAAGCGAGGAAAACCGGTTGTACGCCGAGTTTGAAAAGGAAAGCGGCTATTCATCGTACGCGGTCATCAAGCAGGTGAAAGAGGCAAAAAACGGCGACTGGATTCACATCGGGCCAAGCGGGCGAAACGCGGTAGGTAAACGCACAAATTAG
- a CDS encoding inositol monophosphatase family protein, which produces MEGKWEEIDQYARQWIAEAGQRIRASFAEPLTVETKENRNDLVTNVDRGIEQFFAEHIRRQFPGHRLLGEEGFGDELAALDGVVWVIDPIDGTMNFVHQRRHFAVSVGIFEDGVGQLGYVYDVVFDELYTAQKGKGLFLNGEPLGRLQPAPVAESIIAINGTWLMENKRLDHRPLVRLAKDARGTRSYGSAALELAYVAAGRLDAYISPRLSPWDFAGGMILIEEAGGIMTNLDGKPIDLLNRSSVLAAKPGVHEEILYRYLRG; this is translated from the coding sequence ATGGAAGGAAAATGGGAAGAGATCGACCAGTATGCCCGGCAATGGATTGCAGAAGCGGGACAGCGCATCCGCGCCTCGTTTGCGGAGCCGCTGACTGTGGAAACGAAGGAAAACCGCAACGACTTGGTGACGAACGTCGACCGCGGCATTGAGCAGTTTTTCGCCGAGCACATCCGCCGCCAATTTCCCGGCCATCGCCTGTTGGGCGAAGAAGGGTTCGGCGATGAGCTGGCCGCATTGGACGGCGTTGTATGGGTCATTGACCCGATTGACGGAACGATGAACTTTGTCCATCAGCGGCGCCACTTTGCCGTGTCGGTCGGCATTTTCGAAGATGGCGTCGGCCAGCTTGGCTATGTGTATGACGTTGTCTTTGACGAGCTGTATACCGCGCAAAAAGGGAAGGGGCTGTTTTTGAACGGCGAGCCGCTCGGCCGCTTGCAGCCGGCACCGGTGGCGGAATCGATCATCGCCATTAATGGCACATGGCTCATGGAAAATAAACGTCTCGACCATCGTCCACTCGTGAGGCTGGCCAAAGATGCGCGCGGCACGCGTTCGTACGGGTCGGCGGCGCTCGAGCTCGCCTATGTCGCAGCCGGCCGCTTGGACGCCTACATTTCGCCGCGCCTGTCGCCGTGGGATTTTGCCGGCGGGATGATTTTAATTGAAGAGGCGGGCGGAATCATGACGAACCTCGACGGAAAGCCGATCGATCTGCTCAACCGCAGCTCTGTGCTTGCCGCCAAGCCGGGCGTGCATGAGGAAATTTTGTATCGCTACCTTCGGGGCTGA
- a CDS encoding DUF5325 family protein: MKRIEPVPLLLAILAVAAVMAIGVFIARQSATGIAVSTLTFITIMGAGFVRKKRMRE; encoded by the coding sequence ATGAAACGCATCGAACCTGTGCCGCTGCTACTCGCCATCCTCGCTGTCGCCGCCGTCATGGCGATCGGCGTTTTCATCGCTAGGCAAAGCGCAACCGGCATCGCCGTCTCGACGCTCACGTTTATCACCATTATGGGCGCCGGGTTCGTTCGCAAAAAGCGGATGCGCGAATAA
- a CDS encoding GapA-binding peptide SR1P has translation MGTIVCQTCEATIAYFEDEKVTTLYGKCDCCGHDREDGEEKE, from the coding sequence ATGGGCACGATCGTATGCCAAACGTGTGAAGCTACAATTGCGTATTTTGAAGATGAAAAAGTGACAACGCTTTACGGGAAATGCGATTGCTGCGGTCATGACCGCGAGGACGGAGAAGAAAAAGAATAA
- the lpdA gene encoding dihydrolipoyl dehydrogenase: MVVGDFAIETETLVVGAGPGGYVAAIRAAQLGQKVTIVEKGNLGGVCLNVGCIPSKALISASHRYEQAKHSEEMGIKAENVTIDFAKVQEWKASVVKKLTGGVEGLLKGNKVEIVKGEAYFVDANTVRVVNGDSAQTYTFKNAIIATGSRPIELPNFKFSNRILDSTGALNLGEVPKSLVVIGGGYIGIELGTAYANFGTKVTILEGAGEILSGFEKQMAAIIKKRLKKKGVEVVTNALAKGAEEREDGVTVTYEANGETKTIDADYVLVTVGRRPNTDELGLEQIGIKMTNRGLIEVDQQCRTSVPNIFAIGDIVPGPALAHKASYEGKVAAEAIAGHPSVVDYIAIPAVVFSDPECASVGYFEQQAKDEGIDVIAAKFPFAANGRALALNDTDGFLKLVVRKEDGVVIGAQIIGPNASDMIAELGLAIEAGMTAEDIALTIHAHPTLGEIAMEAAEVALGTPIHIITK; this comes from the coding sequence ATGGTAGTTGGCGATTTTGCAATTGAAACGGAAACGCTTGTCGTCGGCGCCGGTCCTGGCGGGTATGTCGCCGCCATCCGCGCCGCGCAGCTCGGACAAAAAGTGACGATTGTGGAAAAGGGCAATTTAGGCGGCGTCTGCTTAAATGTTGGCTGCATCCCGTCAAAGGCGCTGATCTCCGCAAGCCATCGCTATGAGCAGGCGAAGCATTCCGAAGAAATGGGCATTAAGGCGGAGAACGTCACCATCGATTTTGCCAAAGTGCAAGAATGGAAAGCAAGCGTCGTGAAAAAATTAACGGGCGGCGTCGAAGGGCTGTTAAAAGGAAACAAAGTAGAGATCGTCAAAGGGGAAGCGTATTTTGTCGACGCCAATACGGTGCGTGTCGTCAACGGCGACAGCGCGCAGACGTATACGTTCAAAAACGCGATTATCGCCACCGGCTCGCGCCCGATTGAGCTGCCGAACTTCAAGTTTTCCAACCGCATTCTTGACTCGACGGGAGCTCTCAACCTTGGGGAAGTGCCGAAATCGCTCGTGGTCATCGGCGGCGGCTATATTGGCATCGAACTCGGTACGGCTTACGCCAACTTTGGGACGAAAGTGACCATTTTAGAAGGAGCCGGCGAAATTTTGTCCGGTTTTGAGAAGCAAATGGCTGCCATCATCAAGAAGCGCCTGAAGAAAAAAGGCGTTGAAGTCGTGACGAACGCATTGGCGAAAGGGGCCGAAGAACGCGAAGACGGCGTCACGGTCACGTATGAGGCGAATGGTGAAACGAAAACGATTGACGCCGACTATGTGTTGGTGACGGTCGGCCGCCGACCGAATACAGATGAACTTGGTCTTGAACAAATCGGCATCAAAATGACGAACCGCGGCTTGATTGAAGTGGACCAACAATGCCGGACAAGCGTGCCGAACATTTTTGCGATCGGCGACATCGTTCCAGGCCCGGCGCTTGCTCATAAAGCGTCGTATGAAGGGAAAGTGGCGGCGGAAGCCATCGCCGGCCATCCGTCGGTAGTGGATTACATCGCCATTCCGGCTGTGGTCTTCTCCGATCCGGAATGCGCGTCGGTCGGCTATTTTGAGCAGCAGGCGAAAGACGAGGGCATTGACGTCATTGCCGCGAAATTCCCGTTTGCTGCCAACGGCCGCGCCTTGGCGCTGAACGATACGGACGGCTTCTTGAAGCTCGTTGTCCGCAAAGAGGACGGCGTCGTCATTGGTGCGCAAATCATCGGTCCAAATGCTTCTGACATGATCGCCGAGCTTGGGCTCGCCATTGAAGCCGGCATGACGGCAGAAGACATCGCTTTGACGATCCATGCCCATCCGACGCTTGGCGAAATCGCCATGGAAGCGGCGGAAGTGGCGCTTGGCACACCGATTCATATCATTACGAAGTAA
- a CDS encoding aminotransferase class I/II-fold pyridoxal phosphate-dependent enzyme: MSQLETPLFTGLLEHMKKNPVQFHIPGHKKGAGMDPEFRSFIGENALAIDLINISPLDDLHHPKGMIKRAQELAAEAFGADYTFFSVQGTSGAIMTMVMSVAGPGDKIIVPRNVHKSVMSAIVFSGATPIFIHPEIDKELGISHGITPQAVEKALHQHPDAKGVLVINPTYFGIAGDLKKIVEIAHSYNVPVLVDEAHGVHIHFHEDLPLSAMQAGADMAATSVHKLGGSLTQSSILNVREGLVSAKHVQAILSMLTTTSTSYLLLASLDVARKQLATKGRELIDKAIRLAEWTRRQINEIPYLYCVGEEILGTEATYDYDPTKLIISVKELGLTGHDVEQWLRETYNIEVELSDLYNILCIITPGDSEREAGLLVSALRRLSDEFSHQAEKGVKPKVLLPDIPALALTPRDAFYAETEVVPFHESAGRIIAEFVMVYPPGIPIFIPGEIITEENLKYIETNLAAGLPVQGPEDDTLQTLRVIKEYKPIR, encoded by the coding sequence TTGTCACAACTCGAAACACCATTGTTTACCGGACTGTTGGAGCATATGAAAAAAAATCCGGTTCAATTTCACATCCCCGGCCATAAAAAAGGGGCCGGCATGGATCCGGAGTTTCGCTCCTTCATCGGAGAAAACGCCTTGGCGATCGATTTAATCAACATCAGTCCGCTCGACGATTTGCATCATCCGAAAGGGATGATCAAACGTGCACAGGAGCTCGCCGCCGAAGCGTTCGGCGCCGATTACACGTTTTTCTCAGTGCAAGGGACGAGCGGGGCGATCATGACGATGGTCATGTCGGTCGCCGGACCGGGCGATAAAATTATTGTGCCGCGCAACGTCCATAAATCGGTCATGTCTGCAATCGTCTTTTCTGGGGCGACGCCGATTTTCATCCATCCAGAAATTGACAAGGAGCTCGGTATTTCCCACGGCATTACGCCACAGGCAGTGGAAAAAGCGCTCCACCAACACCCGGATGCCAAAGGGGTGCTCGTCATCAACCCGACGTATTTTGGCATTGCCGGCGATTTGAAAAAAATCGTCGAGATCGCCCACTCGTACAACGTTCCGGTGCTTGTCGACGAAGCGCACGGAGTGCACATTCATTTTCATGAGGACTTGCCGCTCTCCGCGATGCAAGCCGGGGCCGATATGGCGGCGACAAGCGTCCATAAGCTCGGCGGATCGCTGACGCAAAGCTCGATTTTAAATGTGCGCGAAGGGCTCGTCTCCGCGAAGCACGTGCAAGCGATCTTAAGCATGTTGACGACGACGTCGACGTCGTATTTGTTGCTCGCTTCGCTCGATGTCGCCCGCAAACAGCTGGCGACGAAAGGGCGGGAGCTCATTGACAAGGCGATCCGCCTCGCGGAATGGACACGGCGGCAAATCAACGAAATTCCATATTTGTACTGCGTCGGTGAAGAAATTTTAGGCACGGAAGCGACGTACGACTACGATCCAACGAAGCTGATTATCTCTGTCAAGGAGCTCGGCTTGACCGGCCATGATGTCGAACAATGGCTCCGCGAAACGTATAACATCGAAGTGGAGCTTTCGGATTTGTATAACATTTTGTGCATCATCACGCCAGGCGACAGCGAGCGGGAAGCCGGGCTGCTCGTTTCGGCCCTCCGCCGCCTGTCGGACGAGTTCAGCCATCAGGCGGAAAAAGGAGTCAAACCGAAAGTGCTGCTTCCGGATATCCCGGCCTTAGCCTTGACGCCGCGCGACGCCTTTTATGCAGAAACAGAAGTCGTGCCGTTTCACGAGTCAGCCGGACGGATCATCGCGGAATTTGTGATGGTGTATCCGCCAGGCATCCCGATTTTTATTCCCGGTGAAATCATTACGGAGGAAAATTTGAAGTATATCGAGACAAACTTGGCCGCCGGCCTGCCGGTGCAAGGCCCTGAGGACGATACGCTGCAGACGTTGCGCGTCATCAAAGAATATAAGCCGATTCGTTGA
- a CDS encoding YlaI family protein encodes MRIKCVLCEQIDTIDDESPLAKRLRNRPIHTYMCRQCHDRIAEKTRMRLATGKFRFYRGNRTDEDW; translated from the coding sequence ATGAGAATCAAATGCGTGCTTTGCGAACAAATTGACACGATCGACGATGAATCGCCGCTCGCCAAACGGCTTCGCAACCGTCCGATCCATACGTACATGTGCCGTCAATGTCATGACCGCATTGCGGAAAAAACACGGATGCGGCTGGCGACAGGAAAATTCCGCTTCTATCGCGGCAACCGCACCGATGAGGATTGGTAA
- a CDS encoding YlaH-like family protein, with the protein MNVLERLTFFASLYDVDGNPERGMWLLYATVLLLAALVYRLGFARRLPLLKSAVIYVLLALGCTVLTFFAVFLPVAEGLAVAALVLLIYKIRLRQAKEGEKP; encoded by the coding sequence ATGAACGTGCTGGAACGGCTGACGTTTTTCGCCTCTCTTTATGACGTTGACGGCAATCCCGAGCGCGGCATGTGGCTGCTGTACGCCACGGTTTTGCTGCTGGCGGCGCTTGTTTACCGTCTCGGTTTTGCCCGCCGGCTGCCGCTGTTGAAAAGCGCCGTCATTTACGTCTTGCTGGCGCTCGGCTGCACAGTGTTAACGTTTTTCGCTGTTTTTTTGCCTGTGGCGGAAGGATTGGCGGTCGCCGCGCTCGTATTGCTCATTTATAAAATCCGCCTCAGGCAGGCGAAAGAGGGAGAAAAGCCATGA